The Microbacterium sp. SORGH_AS_0862 genome has a segment encoding these proteins:
- a CDS encoding nucleoside phosphorylase — protein sequence MCLLPGDPARVGLAAPLFDSFEIIGSRREFTLAVGSYRGTSIAICSTGIGGPSTEIALIELHRLGVRTFIRVGGMGASNPSVAPGSLTSVQRTFREGGAARFYDSSTEPVSADPSVAAALERAARTRDETLLPVSTLSCDSYYLGEGRPVSGFEDFARDRLRHVTELGADAMDMECETVFVIARALNARYGALLAAHGNRATDEWLEDYEPVQLRLLQVALDASVNLTPTDRLGP from the coding sequence GTGTGCCTTCTGCCCGGCGACCCGGCGCGGGTGGGCTTGGCGGCCCCTCTCTTCGACAGCTTCGAGATCATCGGCTCGCGGCGAGAGTTCACTCTCGCGGTCGGTTCGTACAGGGGTACGTCCATCGCCATCTGCTCGACCGGAATCGGCGGACCGTCCACGGAGATCGCCCTGATCGAGTTGCACCGATTGGGGGTACGCACGTTCATCCGGGTGGGTGGGATGGGCGCTTCGAATCCTTCGGTCGCGCCCGGATCCCTCACCTCGGTCCAGAGGACGTTCAGAGAGGGTGGGGCAGCGCGCTTCTATGACTCCAGCACGGAGCCGGTGAGCGCGGACCCATCCGTGGCCGCCGCGCTCGAGCGCGCAGCCCGGACTCGTGATGAGACGCTGCTTCCGGTGTCCACGCTGTCGTGCGATTCGTACTACCTCGGTGAAGGGCGCCCGGTCAGCGGATTCGAGGACTTCGCGCGCGACCGGCTCCGACATGTCACCGAACTCGGCGCAGACGCAATGGACATGGAGTGCGAGACCGTCTTCGTGATCGCTCGCGCGCTCAACGCCCGATATGGGGCGCTGCTCGCCGCACACGGCAACAGAGCCACCGACGAATGGCTAGAGGACTACGAGCCCGTCCAGCTGCGACTTCTCCAGGTCGCTCTCGACGCATCGGTGAATCTGACCCCCACCGACCGGCTCGGACCGTAG
- a CDS encoding ABC transporter ATP-binding protein, translated as MTTLLDIDHVTKTYRRRGNPDVMALSDVSLSIGDQEIVALIGPSGCGKSTLLRMIAGLDDDYVGSLKWSVPPRPGKDIGFVFQEATLLPWRSVSRNVALGLESQRMDKAARSARVEELLEMVGLRDFAQSYPSQLSGGMKQRVGILRALAYDPRVLLMDEPFGALDAITRDKLQDDLLAIWERTHKTIVLVTHSVEEAAYLADRVVVMSPRPGRIKSIHDVPFSRERSSETRQLPEFAHFTGMLREELG; from the coding sequence ATGACAACTCTGCTCGACATCGACCACGTCACCAAGACCTACCGCCGACGCGGCAATCCTGATGTGATGGCGCTCAGCGACGTCAGCTTGTCGATCGGAGATCAAGAGATCGTCGCGTTGATCGGACCAAGCGGATGCGGCAAGTCCACGCTGCTCCGCATGATTGCGGGCCTCGACGACGACTACGTCGGTTCTCTCAAGTGGTCCGTGCCCCCGCGGCCCGGCAAGGACATTGGCTTCGTCTTCCAGGAGGCCACCCTTCTTCCATGGCGATCCGTGAGCCGCAACGTGGCGCTGGGCCTGGAAAGTCAGCGGATGGACAAGGCTGCCCGCTCGGCGCGAGTGGAAGAACTGCTCGAGATGGTCGGACTGCGCGATTTCGCGCAGTCGTATCCCTCACAGCTCTCCGGGGGAATGAAGCAGCGCGTCGGAATCCTGCGAGCGTTGGCGTACGACCCGCGCGTCCTGCTCATGGACGAGCCCTTCGGTGCGCTCGACGCGATCACCCGCGACAAGCTGCAGGACGACCTTCTCGCCATCTGGGAGCGCACGCACAAGACGATCGTGCTCGTCACCCACAGCGTCGAGGAGGCCGCCTACCTCGCCGACCGGGTCGTGGTGATGAGCCCGCGGCCCGGTCGAATCAAGTCGATCCATGACGTGCCGTTCTCTCGTGAGCGGTCATCCGAAACGCGACAACTCCCGGAGTTCGCGCACTTCACCGGCATGCTCCGCGAGGAACTCGGATGA
- a CDS encoding ABC transporter permease, producing the protein MTTTELAEVSRPRITSRPLMLVGRALAYVVVIIALWWAYVTIANVPQYLLPSPGAVGEALVGLTVSGELWVHLGYTLRNIALGFIGGVVIGCGLGYVLWRSRWARDIANPYILVLQAAPKIAIAPLLVLWFGLGLESQLVLILTLTFFPMMIAMQLGLSSTPPAFGDLGRILGVGRGRYFFQFQLPHAMPELFAGAKIAIVDAMTGAFLAEFISAQEGLGYLMVLGNTSYNSSLLIAAVIVTIVTGLAGFGVISFAERRILRWRAI; encoded by the coding sequence ATGACGACGACCGAGCTGGCCGAAGTGTCGCGGCCGCGCATCACCTCGCGGCCGCTCATGCTTGTCGGGCGGGCGCTCGCATATGTCGTCGTCATCATCGCGCTGTGGTGGGCGTACGTCACGATCGCGAATGTCCCGCAGTACTTGCTTCCCAGCCCGGGCGCTGTCGGAGAGGCGCTCGTCGGCTTGACGGTCAGCGGTGAGCTCTGGGTGCACCTCGGATACACCCTGCGCAACATCGCACTGGGCTTCATCGGCGGAGTCGTGATCGGATGCGGCCTCGGATACGTGCTGTGGCGTTCTCGGTGGGCGCGAGACATCGCAAATCCGTACATCCTCGTGCTCCAGGCAGCCCCCAAGATCGCGATCGCCCCACTGCTCGTGCTGTGGTTCGGGCTCGGCCTCGAGTCGCAGCTCGTGCTCATCCTCACGCTGACGTTCTTCCCGATGATGATCGCGATGCAGCTCGGACTGTCGTCCACACCACCCGCCTTCGGCGACCTCGGCCGCATCCTCGGCGTCGGCCGCGGTCGCTACTTCTTCCAGTTTCAGCTGCCGCACGCCATGCCGGAGCTGTTCGCGGGGGCAAAGATCGCGATCGTCGACGCGATGACCGGCGCGTTCCTGGCGGAGTTCATCTCCGCCCAAGAGGGGCTCGGCTATCTCATGGTCCTCGGCAATACCTCGTACAACAGCTCGCTGCTCATCGCAGCCGTCATCGTCACGATCGTCACCGGTTTGGCCGGCTTCGGCGTGATCTCGTTCGCCGAACGCCGCATCCTGCGGTGGCGAGCGATCTGA
- a CDS encoding ABC transporter substrate-binding protein, giving the protein MSRKNIAALVAATAAAALLITGCSPADVANNSGGSAAGGETTKVTLQIDGAAVPYYAPLYEAVEQGYFADEGIDVEFTYAEGSAILQNVAAGNVQFGFPNGDSVITAKAKGVDVDIVHTTYQQGIGAILFNKDTAGITSPADLAGKRIAVTDLGSPNYIQLQAILQSAGLTVNDVQVSTVGSGAIVQALQNGEVDAIAFSRIRYYALQAAGFPVGQILSDEYLPSFGNVLVTSPSFRESKPEVVRGFVSALDKGIEYVIAHPADSVAQVIPAYADTFAGQEKTVTDVIQNVFIPDLWTSDATKANGLGYGDLDRWQASIDNQAEYGIIPKAFDASDLVVEPGDL; this is encoded by the coding sequence ATGTCACGCAAGAACATCGCCGCGCTCGTCGCGGCAACCGCTGCGGCGGCTCTCTTGATCACCGGCTGTAGCCCCGCCGACGTCGCGAACAACAGCGGCGGATCCGCCGCTGGCGGCGAGACGACGAAGGTCACCCTTCAGATCGACGGCGCCGCAGTGCCCTACTACGCGCCGCTCTATGAAGCCGTCGAGCAGGGCTACTTCGCGGACGAGGGAATCGATGTCGAGTTCACCTATGCCGAAGGCTCCGCGATCCTACAGAACGTTGCGGCCGGCAACGTGCAGTTCGGATTCCCCAACGGTGACTCCGTCATCACGGCGAAGGCCAAGGGTGTGGATGTCGACATCGTCCACACGACGTATCAGCAGGGGATCGGCGCCATCCTGTTCAACAAGGACACTGCAGGCATCACCTCACCGGCGGACCTGGCAGGCAAGCGCATCGCGGTCACCGACCTCGGCAGCCCGAACTACATCCAGCTGCAGGCCATCCTCCAGTCGGCAGGGCTGACGGTCAACGACGTGCAGGTGTCGACAGTAGGGTCCGGGGCCATCGTCCAGGCTCTCCAGAACGGCGAGGTGGACGCGATCGCCTTCTCGCGCATTCGCTACTATGCTCTCCAGGCCGCAGGCTTCCCCGTCGGCCAGATCCTCAGCGACGAGTACCTTCCCTCGTTCGGTAACGTCCTGGTGACGAGCCCGTCCTTCCGCGAGTCGAAGCCGGAGGTCGTTCGCGGATTCGTCTCGGCGTTGGATAAGGGCATCGAGTACGTGATCGCTCATCCCGCCGACTCCGTCGCGCAGGTCATCCCCGCTTACGCCGATACCTTCGCGGGCCAGGAGAAGACAGTGACCGATGTGATCCAGAACGTCTTCATCCCGGACCTGTGGACGTCGGACGCGACGAAGGCGAACGGTCTCGGTTACGGTGATCTCGATCGCTGGCAGGCCTCCATCGACAATCAGGCGGAGTACGGCATCATCCCGAAGGCCTTCGACGCCTCCGATCTGGTGGTGGAGCCCGGTGACCTCTGA